One window of Medicago truncatula cultivar Jemalong A17 chromosome 2, MtrunA17r5.0-ANR, whole genome shotgun sequence genomic DNA carries:
- the LOC25487806 gene encoding F-box/kelch-repeat protein At5g60570, with amino-acid sequence MDQREGVNDGFPRHRPNDSLLPGLIDDVALNCLAWVGRSNHASLSCINKRYSRLISSGYLYGLRKELGVVEHLVYLVCDPRGWVAFDPTIGRWMALPKIPCDECFNHADKESLAVGCELLVFGRELMEFAIWKYSLICRRWLKCPEMNQPRCLFGSSSLGSIAIVAGGSDKYGNVLKSAELYDSASCTWELLPNMHTPRRLCSSFFMDGKFYVIGGMSSTTVSLTCGEEYDLSTRSWRKIEGMYPYVNVGAQAPPLVAVVDNQLYAVEHLTNMVKMYDKQKNTWNELGRLPVRADSSNGWGLAFKACGDKLLVVGGQRGPEGEAIVLNSWCPKSGVRDGTIDWQVLGLKEHVGVFVYNCAVMGC; translated from the coding sequence ATGGATCAGAGGGAAGGAGTGAATGATGGTTTTCCTAGACATAGACCAAATGATTCGCTTCTCCCTGGTCTGATCGATGATGTTGCGCTCAATTGTCTCGCTTGGGTTGGAAGATCCAATCACGCGTCGCTGTCTTGTATTAATAAAAGGTATAGTAGGTTGATCAGTAGTGGTTATTTATATGGATTGCGGAAAGAATTGGGAGTTGTGGAACATTTGGTTTATTTGGTTTGTGATCCAAGAGGATGGGTGGCGTTTGACCCTACCATAGGTAGATGGATGGCGTTGCCTAAGATACCATGTGATGAGTGTTTTAACCACGCGGACAAAGAGTCCTTGGCTGTGGGTTGTGAACTCTTGGTTTTTGGTAGGGAATTGATGGAGTTCGCCATTTGGAAGTATAGCTTGATTTGCCGTCGTTGGTTGAAGTGTCCAGAGATGAACCAACCTCGCTGTTTGTTTGGATCTAGTAGTCTTGGTTCAATTGCTATTGTAGCCGGTGGAAGTGATAAATATGGAAATGTTCTGAAGTCTGCTGAGTTGTATGACTCTGCATCATGTACATGGGAACTTTTACCAAACATGCACACACCGCGTAGATTGTGCTCTAGTTTTTTTATGGATGGCAAATTCTATGTTATCGGTGGAATGTCAAGCACAACTGTTTCATTAACTTGTGGAGAGGAATATGATCTTTCAACAAGAAGTTGGAGGAAAATAGAGGGTATGTATCCATATGTTAATGTGGGTGCTCAAGCACCTCCACTTGTGGCAGTTGTGGATAATCAGTTGTATGCAGTTGAGCACTTAACTAACATGGTGAAGATGTATGACAAGCAAAAGAACACTTGGAATGAATTGGGGAGGCTCCCAGTTCGGGCTGATTCTTCAAATGGCTGGGGCCTTGCTTTCAAGGCTTGTGGAGATAAACTTTTGGTCGTAGGTGGACAAAGGGGTCCAGAAGGTGAAGCTATCGTGCTGAATTCATGGTGTCCTAAATCCGGTGTCAGGGATGGCACCATCGATTGGCAGGTACTCGGTTTGAAGGAGCATGTCGGGGTGTTTGTGTATAATTGTGCTGTTATGGGCTGTTGA